atatttttaagttaaaatattgtatctttgcagcagcagcttgcgcgcatatattaattgaatttaagatCAAACTCACCATAGCAATATTTCCATTGGCATATGTAAACAGCTCTAACCCTAGCGAGGGGCTTATATGCATATGGGACTGTCTGGGCTGGACACAATTAACAAAGCGTGTAATTTTTCAAACGTTGCGTGTGAACAATGGCACAAACAATTACCGGATAATGAAAATCCACCCACACAAGCAGGCAGAACAGGCGTAAGCAGGCAGGACAAACTGCTCATCATTTTTGCAAATCCTCGGCAAGCCAACAATAGCCGCTGTCAAGTGCGTGTCCTCTACAGAATTTTGCATACGCATTGTCTCCGAATCCTTTGTTTATGAGGCTATTGAGTGCAAAGTGTAGGTActttcaatatttcaatattttcttcacatacatatgtacgtgtgCGTAAAATAGCGCGCGACTCACCAATTTTGCGATAACACTGCAACTGCCAATTGATTATCGATATGTTTCGGTCTTACAACAAGTGCAGCTTTTGCAGTGTTGCCAGCATTTTATGCACAAGTATAAGACATAAGTATAAGGCTATTTAGAAACAGAAGCGCAAAAAgtacagcaacaaattaacaaaaatgagtttaatttttaatactacTGACACTAACTTTAAAAAACTGAATGATGATGAGGACAATGAGTCGTTTTACTCCTTCAACTCGAGTGAACGCGATGATTCGGATCTGGATGCATTGTCGTTGTCTGATATAGAAAATGATATTGAGACTTCTGTGGCCAAAAAACATGGCTCTGTAACAGATGGCGAATATGAGTTTGATACTCAAAAGCTAAATTCTGCtgaaaacaaaactgtaaGTAAAACAGAATATACAATCATAGATATAATTATTCAACAATTATTAGATGTTGCGCACTGCGCAAGCGCcgcaagcggcggcggctgcacaAAAGCTGAAGCCAGAGCAGACAACTTTGCAGCGCAGAGAGCTACGTCATCACATGGATGTGACCAATCCAATGGGCTTGAAAGTGCCTGCGGACGAACTCTTTGATATGAGCCTCACGCAAGGAGGCGGAAAGTCTAAGAATCCGCTGGAAACTAGCCCAGGCACTGAGGCCTTGCACAAATATATGTTCACAGAAAAGTGGATAGAAAATCAGCAAGACTGTGACTTCGATCACTTTGCGCATCAAACGCTTGAAGAGCAGCAAAAGGGACGCATAAACAAGAAAACTTTTGTTGATTTAGAACTGGTATGAATTAGTTAAtgcttaatatattatataaataatgctttTGTACTTACCAGAATAATTCTGTGAGCTTGAAGTCTTCTTCTGCAGCAGATGCAGAGCCATATGTATCTCCATTTGAGGATATGCCTGCGATGAGCGAAGAGCAACGTTTACGAGAGCAAAAAATGTGCAACGCTCTGCCCGCTGGCTTTGATCTAACCAGATTGACTAAATATCGCAATCCCAATCACTGGCATCTGCGTGCCAGCACTCTCAATGACTTTAAGCCGTAAGCACAAAACttacaaattcatttgaaattaatctTGAATTAATGCCTTAAGTTGCACAGCttgtgctttaaataaataactttactGATTTTCTAAGCcaaaaagttaaagctcaGGATGTGGCCTATTTCATTGTGCCTGCTGATAAAATTGTCGCCGTGACTTTGATTTTGACCGCCGCAGCATTAATTTCCAAGGAAATTACACATACCCCAAagagagcaaacaacaacattagTAGGATCAAGAgcccaaacaacaaaaaaaaagagtctAGCTTATCAGCGCTGGCTGATCGCTTTGAGTTTGACATGCGAATGAGCGGGAAGCGCTCCGCTATGGCTGCTCTTAAATGAGAATTCAATAAATTcgagcaaaaacaacaagcacaaaagcGAAACAATAGTAGCTTTGGCGTCGTTAGTCTTTTTGGCGACGTTTAACATGAATATGCAGTGTGGCTAATGTGGAGCCCATAAACACTTCCAGCGGCAACATGAATGAACTGCCCAGAGAGTGGCCCCTCTGCAGCGATTGAACCAGCAAACAGGTTGTTGCCAACGTGTGTGGGGGACATCTGGACATGGTGGGGGCTTAGAGCTTAACAATTGTTTCTTAACGcgaattgaaatgaaatgccaCCGTCGACGATTTGCAATTTGGGCAATTGCCATGTATCTCGCTTATAGAGTAGCCTGGTCCAGCACACAAAGGAGCCGCCATTTCATTTCCGCTCCAGCGGCTGGACTGGCATGTGTGAGATGCTCTGCTTGCATGTAAATGGCAAACAACTACAACGTGAAAACATCAATtacatttgcttgttgctgcacaGGATTAACTGGCGATCGTCGTAGTCGTGGTCACAGTCGCTCTCGCGGTCGCAGTCGCGGCTCAATCAGCGCTTTTGGCGCTGGCGCCAGCATTTAAGATGCGGCGCTCTCTGATCTGCTGATAAGCTCATGTTGTTCCATGTTTCtcattgctgttgtcgttcttgttgttgttgttgttgctgttcaagTTGTTGGCTCGTTGCACGAGAgagtgaattttttttttattttgtattttgatcTTATGTGTGGTGCGCTTCTTAGGCCCAAActggtttcttttttatgttgGGGCATGCGACATGCGCCTGTGAACGCAAATATGTGTGCAAGGAATGCGAGCAAAATGGAAGCACCAAACAAAGTTGTGTGGGGGGCTCAAAAGAGTTAAAATGAATACGAAGCCAAAGAAATTTTTCAGATAGTACAATGCAAATATTCCAAACGTAGTATTAAGGTTCGAAGCTAACCGACTGTATATATCTTTTCCAAACTGTCGAGAttgcataagcagcagcagtagcagctgctTATATATCAAAAGTTAACGCAGCTATtgttttatatcaaaatttatattttgaccAACAATGTTTATCAAAAGTTCGCAATTAGATGCTCAACTTATAGCAGCTTGTGCCCATCCAGTTAAATCTTTACCATACCCAACTCGTTTCTAAGTCGCCACACACTTGAAAAGCCAGAACACTCTTTGTGGAATTTCTACTTTATTTGCAGGTGCATTGAAATGCCAAAGACAATAAATCCATTACGAAatcatttaaacaattaaaattgcataataaatacttaagcGTTAAATACTGCTGCCGTTGCATATACCTGGAAATCCTAATTAACTGCAAAATATCACAATTTAGCTTAAACTAAGCAAACGCTAATTAAACGTACAAGGCACACTCAAATGGGAGCAGCCGCTCCACACAGCTACTAAACCGAGACGGTCGTGCCTAATATGTCCAAgatgctgaagctgctgcgttTGGGCTTAggcgcggctgctgctgcggctgcggcaaCTGCAAACGATGCAGCTGGCAAGTCGGACTTGGCAGTGCCCACAACATCCACAAAGGTATCCGCATCGGCATCTGCCTCAGTGTCGAGTGCAGAGTCGCCGCTGAAGGAGGCGCACGACGAATCGGGCGATGGCGGCGTGTAGGCCCAACTTGGATAACTGCCCATGTGTCTGGCATAATCAATAGCTAGCTGTGCCTGTTGCTgtgacggcggcggcggtggcggtggtgaCAGATAGAAATTGCTCTCCAGTGTATCCAGCAGATAATGAGGCGGGATTGCAGCTGCAGACTGTGAAGCTAGCAGTGGTAGAGGCATGCGTGGACGTTTTGCCGACGGCAATTCCACATCAATGGTGTCCACTGTGGACTGTGAGGGCGTGGGCGATGGTGGAGCCTCGTTGAGCTTGCGCTTGCAGCGTGATTGGCCCGATTCGCGAAAGCCCTTGGCAAATGGATTGTTGTCGATCTTCAGCTTGGTAATGCGATCATTCTGTAAGGCATGGAACAAGTTAATACAAGAGCAAAGGAGAGAGAATTGTTAACATACCTGATAAGCTGTGACGGCGATGAATTCGGTTTCGGGAAAGACATAAGCCTGTTGGGGAGCCCAGGGTATCTGCGCGAGATCAGCGGTGCGTATGACATGCAGACGTGGCTGATACTTGTGCATGCTGGCCAAGACAATCTATTGAAAGAGTTAGGATAAGTAAATGTTGCATATTCAGAGCTGATCTTGTAACTCACATGTCCATTGTTGTCCAGCGTATTGTTGGTCAGCTTGACTTTGCTGAAGAGCAGCGACTGCGATTGCCAGTGCTTGCCCGTGGCCGGGCTGTCCGGATGCAGATACATGCGTTGTGGACTCTGTGGCTCAGCGCCGCCAGCGGGCACCCATTGCGAGCCGGAGAACTTGTAGCGGCAATCGCCAATGGGCACCATTTCCAGCAGCACGCAATAGTTTGTCTCATCCTCCAGACCGTTGAGTGAAACGCGCATCGAGGGAAACATGCGTCTATAAAATgcaagaataaaaatatgaagcaaTCTCTTAACTAGCTAATCTGCCTTATCGCCATCATGGCTAGGCTGCTTTGCTCGCCATGCTTATTATAATGCCAGCTAGATAAGCAGAGATAAGAAAACTAGCACATTACCTGCCGCTTTTAGTGATGATCATTTCGGTGCCAATGTGATGGAATTGCTGCCATAGTTCATTGTTCTCCAGCTTGGCCTCCACGCCAGGCAAACTGGGCTGTGGCGGCGGCATAAAGTGTGCCGCAAAGTTTGGCAAGAAGCCACAAAGTGGATCTGTGTTCACAACAAAGACAACTGGTtagcttgcagcttaaagcCGACGGCAACTTTGAGCTGACTTACCTGGCAGACGTTGCATAATCTGCTGACGATATAGCTCATgggcgagctgctgctgcatgcgcaGCTCCGCAATATTCGGCAGCGccaacattattatttaatttgaataacacaataatagtttttaaacAAGGGGATACACCAGTTGCTAATTTACGCCTTGCACACaagttttaagtttaagcaacaCGCGGGAATTGTGGAGTGAACTGATCGCCACGAAGTTCTCTTTGAGACTGATGCGTTGTGCTGGGAGCGCACACTAACTCGCTTCCAGTCGAATCAGGTCGGTTTGGTTTTGCCTCAGGTAGTCGTCAGACCCGATTGCACTCATTGAAGCGCTCTCTGCGCTCTGCGCTGCTCGCATTGGCTGAAcggcgcgcgcgcgctcgttctctctctctccctgtTGATCTCCAGCCAGCTGCTGTCGTCTCGCTCTAATCTCAGACGGCACCATTTTGAGCTCTTGACTGCTTGCTGTGGGGAGCCTAAGTAATGGGCGCccattttattgttgataaCATATTCGGGGGGCGAGCTCTTTGATGAACTTGGTATTTATAGTTAAACAAATGGAAAGATTGCTTTTGGGATGTGGGCCAAATTGCAGACACCAATTAGCGATAGGCATTGGCATTAAGAATCTTTAGGCATACCAACAAATTGTTGAGTTatttgaaaactatttttgatGACTCAAAAGGgaacttatttttaaacttgaaCCAAAACTCGCTTGCAGactataaatgaataaaacttAAGACCTGGCTTTACCTAAGGgaatcatttaattattgaaatatattgcacattaaaattgctgctggtttactagtttatttttttaaactaacaaAAGGTTTCAAGTcttgtgtaaatatatttttcccAAGGATGCACTCTTCCAATACTGAACTCTCTGTAGCAATCTCAGGATCAATCAGACTCAAGTGCATATGCTAAGAGCTGCTCTTACTTATCTAAGAATCAGCATACATGGCTACCGTGTATAGTGTTTGAGCATAAAGACTCAGAGATCCGCTTTGGCGATAAGTAGCGGTAATCAAATGTTAAACGGTACATGgactgcaacaaattgttggctgGCACATCAAACTGGCGCCAATTGACAGCCGCAACAGCCACTTGACTGCCGCAATTGCAGGCGCGACGCAGACACAGACGATTGCCACTTGTTGCCGCTAGTCGTTGGCCACTTGTCTACGGGATGGGCTGAGAGCGAAGGATGACAAAAAATGTGACGACGACGGCGTCATGTCGGCAAAAACTCACACAGGCGAGTCATAAAAATCATCACACTTTGTCCCAAGGATGCTGAGAACAATGCGGGCATTTTATGAAGGACCGCCGACTGTTATCCTtgtctatttttattattttcttgtatattattgttatgattATTGTAAACgacaaaagcagccaaaacttCAAAGGAGCCtgcaaaaactaaacaataacCGCAAGGGTCCACAGCTTGGGGCATATAAGCAAGAAACCGGAACCGTTCGACCAatgtcaaatgtcaaatgaTATAGGGCCTGGGTATAACCAAAACCCTTGCCTTATCCCTTATCTGCTTAAATCCGCACTGAGTGCTCGTTAGTTTTAAGAATTTCCTGTAATTTGACAAGCTTTGCATAAACTCTGCGCAACATTTCCGCTTAAACTAAGTGCACTTCCCGATTCCCGATCATTTGACCATGACTCATTGCAATTAGCGCGTGTAGACGGATTTGTGGCAAACGATTTTCATTCATTGCCTGCGTCGGCTGGCGGAAAACCCCGGGGAAATACGAGCCATTCACTAATTACTGCTGCAACGCACTTTTTGGCttctaaatttgtttgttatctTTGGCAATGTGCTTAGGCTACTTTGGGAAATGAGTTccttttaaatgtatttacataaaGTTTGCTTACGTTTGCACCTGAATCAGACATGTagatttattgttgttgttacttttggTTTAACattacacatttatatatatatatataatataataatatttaatacacgCCAGctctatacatatgtatataattctTTATATCTTACAATGGTTGTAATTCAGCTTCTTATTGTGTTgtgtattataatttgtttatcacAGCTGTACGTTTATACAATTAActctacatatacataataatctgtttagaatttgttgttgttaaaaaacCACATACACTTGGTATTGAACTTAgatatacataattaataaaatagaagactttaacaaattgaaagcaaaaaacacTCAAAGCTCTTGAAGATATGCGGCTTAAGACAACTCAAAGCCCGTATTACTGCTTACGGCGTAGCGCAGTTTATCGCGTAGCGTTGACTTTTTCTGATAGTTGGGCAGCTTAAGCAGATTAAAGCAGGTGGAGGAGGTGGGTAAACGATTGAGCGGGTCCTTTTTGCGTATAGTAAAGAAACCACGTATCACACTGCCTATGGTATCGCCAGTATCCTCATCGTCGCCCACCTCGACGCAGCGTATGGAAAAGGGCGGCTCCAGATGTGCAAAGCCCAGCAGTGGTGGCTTGGAACAGCTCGTTACAAActgcaatacaaaatatataactaaagaATTCAATTAGGATTTAATGCTTGGCGCACCTTTAAAAACAGCTTGCGCTCATCCTCGCTAAAGTCCTTGGCTAGTATATCCCAGAGCCAGCCGACAACGCGATGCGAGTCATGAAAGCCGCCATAATACTGCGTATGCTTGCGCAAATCCTTCAGATCCAGCGGCACTGTATCTCCTGAGATGAGTCGCTGCAGTTCGGGTGGCGAGAAGAGTGACAGCCACTCGGGATTGACAATGCTGCGGAAGCCACGATTGAAGGCCTGAGTCTGGTCACGTATCTGCGTGTTCATATGAAAGTAGGCCATATAGTGTATATAGACCAGTTTGTTCAGATCGTTAACTATGCGCGCCTTGCCGCCTGGATGCAAATCGTGTGTAACAATCTTGCCCATAACATCCTGATCCACGGAGAAGGTTAAATTCAAGTCGGACACATCTTGCTTATAATGCTTGATGAAGGTCAGACTGCGATACAGTTCGTTGTCCAGCGAGGGCAACTCGTCCATGCAGGAGTAAAGCGCCTGTTGCGTTTGTCCCAGCAGCTGGGAGAGAAAGAATGATGCAAAGGGCACATCCACCACAATGCCCTCGTAGACTGCCTTGCCCAGCATGCGGCCCACAAATTCAAACAGCTGCAGATGATTATCCTGCACATAGGAGATGGGCGAGGGATACAAACGTTGATCCGAAGTTGTTTTGAAGAGATTCAGCGACGGATCAAACACTTTCTTGATTGTCTCCTCTAGAAACTCCTTGAACACACCATCCTGATCTATGCCAGCCTCATGTAGTCCTTGCTGATTGATAAAACGCACGCGTATAACGCCTTTTAATGCTTGCGTAGGCTGCGCCGCCAGCTGTCGATAGCCATCCTCTACTATGCGCTCGCGATGTATGACAATTAAGGCGGAGCGTGGTGAGGCACAAGCGCTTTCAGTGAGACCCATGACAGCCTTTTCGTTCTGCACAAACTTGCGAAATAGCTTGACGCGATCTTCGTGCGGTATAATCTGCGGCATCTTGGCTAGCAGCAACATAGCATTGCGCTTAGCCTTTTCCAGATCATTAATGAAAGTAGAAGGCTTTACTTCAGGTATCAGCCAGTGGTTGGGTGGTGCAAAGGGTCGACGGCAGTCACGACGATATAAGCATAAGAGTAAAGTGTGCAGAGAAACAAACACAGGATTCATCACAATATTCTTGGCGCCTAAAAAAGAGACaaagttgtaaaaattaattgtataataGCAAATTTACTGATTATACCCAAAATATTATCATTTATCAGCTTATAGAGAATATTGTTGAGAAAATATGTTAGCATAACGTAGTCGTTCAAGCAAAATGGACTCTGCTCCGTATACATCTCATATTCATCCAGAATACTAGGAAAAGATAAACAAGTTAAGTTAATGAAAAAGCATAAATAGGTGCGAGCTTACGTCACATAATGCGTCATGCAGTCACAGAATAGCATAAGCAAGGACGCTTGCGGTTTTTGTAGCGCCGTCTCGGAGCGCAACAGTTCAAGAAATTCCTTCATGCCACAGTTCGGACCCAGTGAAGTTAACAGCAACCAAAGATCATACAGTACATTGTCGTTATAGCAAACGCCCGTAAGTATATCCAACTTCAATTGTGAGATTGTATTGAGCGCTGCATAGTACATACCACAAACGCGGGAGATTTGCACCACATCGCTGTTATCCAGCTTGCGCCACTGCTGCTTGGTTTGCTTAGACGCTGCACTGCCCAGCAGTCCACTGCCACGCGTAGAGCTGCGCTCCAAGGCGCGACGCAACAAATTACTTGTCGAAGGCTGCTGTGGCGACTGGAACTCGATGCGCTCATAGTTTACATTGATCTGCTTGAGCAGATcgcccagcagcaacttgaTGCAGCGATGATCCCACAGcatatgaaattgttttttaattagccCAACATTCTGATTCTGTGCGGGTTCAGTGCAGGGCGCATGCCAGCCCAGCAGCTCATGCCACTGTGTTACCACGCCCTTGGTAGTCACCGTACTTGGTATCAGCTCCAACAGCGATGTGGTTGTTTCctataaaacaataacattatAAACTTTGGTCTTTTCTTTATCAATATGCAACTTACTATCAGTAAGGGATATGCCAGAAGCTTCGCATCTTCCAAGTTTtctatgttaaataaattgcaaatattgccCAGATACGCCAACGATTTGGTGCCAGTCATGGTGGCTGAAAACTCCTCGAACCACATAAAGTCTTGCGACATGGTTAGCGCACGCTTTAGGAGACACATACTGCTTAACTGTTCGATGCACTGCGGCACGTTTTGATGCAAATGGTAAATCAGCGCCGGCACTGATATTATTTCGCTCAGAAATTGTAGCAACAAGTTACGACTAAAATCGCCATCAATCAAAGGACGCTGGCAAAGTGTTATAATAGCTACCAATGTGACTGGTTTAACCGACAATTCCTCGCGTATTGTGCCTTTTAGCAGTATCAACTGTAGAAGAACATAATAGATTAGttaatgacaaaaataaattaaatctacCCCACTCACGCGCATTGATCTGTAGAAGCCATGTTGCACCAGATGTCCCTGTATGTTGCAGCAAACCTTTTGCATAGCTGGCTGCAGTTTCTCAAAAACAGCTATGCGTAGTATTTCCCAGGATTTGATGGCTGTAAACACAATTAGTGTGTGCAGCAAGAGCGCTAGGGATATGCTATCCGCATGATTCTCTGGCTTAAGCTGCGGAAGCAATTTCAGGCAGTTGgttagcaatattttaatgtgTGCTATCCAGGGGAGACTGCGCTCTTTGTGTAGGCACAGCGCAGCATAGGATAGAGTAGGATTATCTGCCTCCATGGCGCGGTTTACGTAGCGACATATATGTTCCAGACGATCCCTCATTTCCGAGTCGTTcttattgaatttgatttgtgtTAAATAGCGACGCAGCACTGGATATACATTGACGCTGGGCACAAGTTTGGCATCCTTTTCCTCCAGCTCCAAGAAGATTGCATCAAAGTCTTTGCTGTTAAATGATAATGAATGAGTCTGATATACTTGATACATAGgtacatatatactatttaCATGATACGTTTCTGGTATTGATTACGAGCTACGAATCCTTTGAGCGTAGCCTGCAACAGTATAGCTGCTTCCTCCCTCCTCTTCTCCAGCGCTCGCTCCTCTCTTGCCGCTTTTGTGTGCGACAAAAAGCTGCTTTTCTGGAATTCCGTTTGTGCAAACAtcttttgtatacaaatatcTGATGTTATTtggttactgttgttgttgttgtttttgttgaggtgttttgctgttgcagtaATTGATAATTCGTTGggctatattgaaaattgcgcggcaaattaatatttccCACAGCTTTGGAAGTTTCTTATTTCGTTGTGCATGGTATACGCAACTTGCAATTGCTCTTAATTTTCCAATCacaataatttttcattttcctCTGCCTGTGGCTCATACACGGTTCATGAACTAGTTCAACTAAACGATTAATATGTACAGTCTGGCAGCACCAATGTGAATCTTGGAATCGAGTAAGTCAACATCGGGTATCAGTATCGGAATATACGTCTTCGCGTTTGCTTTGCGTGCGTTAATAATTGAtagataattaaaattaaagtagaATATAATTTCGCAACGAAAATGCAAGTAACTGAGAGCGTTACTATTGTGTTTGGCTTATTATTAGAGTGCCTGCGTGCGAAAATGTGTTGTGCACGCGCAAATAATTCGTGGTGATGCCAGAGTGTCAGCTAAAAAAGGCAATGTAGTATGATTTTGCAAGACTTTGGAAAAaaacagagccagagccagaatAACAAAGCCAAGTCAAGGtgaaa
The DNA window shown above is from Drosophila busckii strain San Diego stock center, stock number 13000-0081.31 chromosome 3L, ASM1175060v1, whole genome shotgun sequence and carries:
- the LOC108599190 gene encoding uncharacterized protein LOC108599190, which codes for MSLIFNTTDTNFKKLNDDEDNESFYSFNSSERDDSDLDALSLSDIENDIETSVAKKHGSVTDGEYEFDTQKLNSAENKTMLRTAQAPQAAAAAQKLKPEQTTLQRRELRHHMDVTNPMGLKVPADELFDMSLTQGGGKSKNPLETSPGTEALHKYMFTEKWIENQQDCDFDHFAHQTLEEQQKGRINKKTFVDLELNNSVSLKSSSAADAEPYVSPFEDMPAMSEEQRLREQKMCNALPAGFDLTRLTKYRNPNHWHLRASTLNDFKP
- the LOC108599185 gene encoding T-box transcription factor TBX6; translation: MLALPNIAELRMQQQLAHELYRQQIMQRLPDPLCGFLPNFAAHFMPPPQPSLPGVEAKLENNELWQQFHHIGTEMIITKSGRRMFPSMRVSLNGLEDETNYCVLLEMVPIGDCRYKFSGSQWVPAGGAEPQSPQRMYLHPDSPATGKHWQSQSLLFSKVKLTNNTLDNNGHIVLASMHKYQPRLHVIRTADLAQIPWAPQQAYVFPETEFIAVTAYQNDRITKLKIDNNPFAKGFRESGQSRCKRKLNEAPPSPTPSQSTVDTIDVELPSAKRPRMPLPLLASQSAAAIPPHYLLDTLESNFYLSPPPPPPPSQQQAQLAIDYARHMGSYPSWAYTPPSPDSSCASFSGDSALDTEADADADTFVDVVGTAKSDLPAASFAVAAAAAAAAPKPKRSSFSILDILGTTVSV
- the LOC108599179 gene encoding ubiquitin-protein ligase E3B: MFAQTEFQKSSFLSHTKAAREERALEKRREEAAILLQATLKGFVARNQYQKRIIKDFDAIFLELEEKDAKLVPSVNVYPVLRRYLTQIKFNKNDSEMRDRLEHICRYVNRAMEADNPTLSYAALCLHKERSLPWIAHIKILLTNCLKLLPQLKPENHADSISLALLLHTLIVFTAIKSWEILRIAVFEKLQPAMQKVCCNIQGHLVQHGFYRSMRLILLKGTIREELSVKPVTLVAIITLCQRPLIDGDFSRNLLLQFLSEIISVPALIYHLHQNVPQCIEQLSSMCLLKRALTMSQDFMWFEEFSATMTGTKSLAYLGNICNLFNIENLEDAKLLAYPLLIETTTSLLELIPSTVTTKGVVTQWHELLGWHAPCTEPAQNQNVGLIKKQFHMLWDHRCIKLLLGDLLKQINVNYERIEFQSPQQPSTSNLLRRALERSSTRGSGLLGSAASKQTKQQWRKLDNSDVVQISRVCGMYYAALNTISQLKLDILTGVCYNDNVLYDLWLLLTSLGPNCGMKEFLELLRSETALQKPQASLLMLFCDCMTHYVTILDEYEMYTEQSPFCLNDYVMLTYFLNNILYKLINDNILGAKNIVMNPVFVSLHTLLLCLYRRDCRRPFAPPNHWLIPEVKPSTFINDLEKAKRNAMLLLAKMPQIIPHEDRVKLFRKFVQNEKAVMGLTESACASPRSALIVIHRERIVEDGYRQLAAQPTQALKGVIRVRFINQQGLHEAGIDQDGVFKEFLEETIKKVFDPSLNLFKTTSDQRLYPSPISYVQDNHLQLFEFVGRMLGKAVYEGIVVDVPFASFFLSQLLGQTQQALYSCMDELPSLDNELYRSLTFIKHYKQDVSDLNLTFSVDQDVMGKIVTHDLHPGGKARIVNDLNKLVYIHYMAYFHMNTQIRDQTQAFNRGFRSIVNPEWLSLFSPPELQRLISGDTVPLDLKDLRKHTQYYGGFHDSHRVVGWLWDILAKDFSEDERKLFLKFVTSCSKPPLLGFAHLEPPFSIRCVEVGDDEDTGDTIGSVIRGFFTIRKKDPLNRLPTSSTCFNLLKLPNYQKKSTLRDKLRYAVSSNTGFELS